In Egicoccus sp. AB-alg2, the following are encoded in one genomic region:
- the smpB gene encoding SsrA-binding protein SmpB has product MAAKNKKGAGGDGTKLIVSNRRARFDYHLDDTFEAGLVLQGTEVKTLRGGKGSLAEAWVKVDRDGEAWLMQAHIPEYEYGNRNNHDPVRPRKLLLHRRELERLRHAVETKGVTLVPTRLYFRDGRAKLEFAVGRGKNVADKRQTAAKRDAQREIERALKQRR; this is encoded by the coding sequence ATGGCTGCCAAGAACAAGAAGGGCGCCGGCGGCGACGGCACGAAGCTGATCGTCAGCAACCGGCGGGCCCGATTCGACTACCACCTCGACGACACCTTCGAGGCCGGCCTCGTGCTGCAGGGCACCGAGGTGAAGACGTTGCGTGGTGGCAAGGGCTCGCTCGCAGAGGCCTGGGTGAAGGTCGACCGGGACGGCGAGGCCTGGCTCATGCAGGCCCACATCCCCGAGTACGAGTACGGCAACCGCAACAACCACGACCCGGTCCGGCCGCGCAAGCTGCTGCTGCACCGCCGCGAACTCGAACGGCTGCGTCACGCGGTGGAGACCAAGGGCGTGACGCTGGTGCCGACCCGGCTGTACTTCCGCGACGGCCGTGCCAAACTGGAGTTCGCCGTCGGGCGCGGCAAGAACGTCGCCGACAAGCGGCAGACCGCCGCCAAGCGGGACGCCCAGCGCGAGATCGAACGAGCGCTCAAGCAGCGGCGCTGA